A single window of Castor canadensis chromosome 3, mCasCan1.hap1v2, whole genome shotgun sequence DNA harbors:
- the Wdr89 gene encoding WD repeat-containing protein 89, which produces MEKIEEMFAGLHIVNRSLAPKEPTYLLGIDTSKTVQAGKGSLVAVLCSNGSIRIHDKETLNILREFSGYPGLLSGVKFGNSCNSVYSASTDGTVKCWDARVASEKPTQLFKGYPSNIFISFDINCKDHVICAGTEKVDDDALLVFWDARINSQDFSTARDPLGAYSETHSDDVTQVCFHPNNPNMVVSGSTDGLVNVFDISADDEEDALLATCNSASSVSHIGWSGKDYKQIYCMTHDEGFCWWDLNHLDTDEPITRLNIQDVREVIDVKEGNLDCLIGGLYHEKMNKLFVVGGANTGRIHLMSCTTAGLAPVASLEGGHTATVRSFCWCVQDDSLLTGGEDAQLLLWKPGAVEKTFTKKGGMKVVSSVHQRVRIHSSHSYKRRKR; this is translated from the coding sequence ATGGAGAAAATTGAGGAAATGTTTGCTGGTCTGCATATTGTTAACCGTTCCTTGGCACCTAAAGAGCCCACTTATCTGCTTGGTATAGACACATCAAAGACTGTACAAGCAGGAAAAGGAAGCTTGGTTGCAGTTTTATGTTCTAATGGATCAATAAGAATACATGATAAAGAAACGCTGAACATACTGCGAGAATTCAGTGGATATCCAGGACTTCTTAGTGGAGTCAAATTTGGAAATTCCTGTAACAGTGTATATTCAGCAAGTACTGATGGCACTGTGAAATGCTGGGATGCTCGAGTAGCCAGTGAAAAGCCTACTCAGCTGTTCAAGGGTTACCCTTCCAATATTTTCATCAGTTTTGATATCAACTGTAAGGACCATGTCATTTGTGCTGGCACAGAAAAAGTTGATGATGATGCATTGTTGGTATTTTGGGATGCAAGAATTAATTCTCAGGATTTTTCTACTGCTAGAGACCCGCTTGGTGCCTATTCAGAGACACATAGTGATGATGTCACTCAAGTATGCTTCCATCCCAACAATCCCAACATGGTTGTCTCGGGTTCAACTGATGGCCTGGTAAATGTATTTGATATTAGTGCTGATGATGAAGAGGATGCCCTGCTTGCAACCTGTAACTCAGCATCATCAGTAAGCCATATTGGTTGGTCTGGAAAAGATTATAAACAGATTTACTGCATGACACATGATGAAGGATTTTGTTGGTGGGATCTCAATCACTTGGATACTGATGAACCAATTACACGTTTGAATATCCAAGACGTCAGAGAAGTAATTGATGTGAAAGAAGGTAATTTGGACTGTTTGATTGGTGGCTTATATCATGAGAAGATGAATAAATTATTTGTTGTTGGAGGTGCAAACACAGGAAGGATTCATTTAATGAGCTGCACCACTGCAGGACTGGCCCCAGTGGCCAGCCTGGAGGGAGGGCATACTGCCACAGTTCGATCCTTCTGTTGGTGTGTGCAGGATGATTCTCTGCTGACTGGGGGAGAGGATGCACAGTTACTGCTCTGGAAACCTGGAGCTGTGGAGAAGACCTTTACAAAGAAAGGCGGCATGAAAGTGGTATCCTCTGTGCACCAGCGAGTGCGCATCCATAGTAGCCATTCTtacaagagaaggaaaaggtga